The DNA segment CGCAAGATTTCCTTCGATAACTTCTGGTTTATGACGGAACTTAGCGGTAAGCTTCTTTTTTGTATCTTCAAGAACGCTGTCGATATCCAAATTTCCTATAACTTTTACCAAAGCGCCGAGCATAGGGGTGTTCGGAATATTTTTGCCTATGGTTTCAAGAGCTATATGGCTTGCGTTGACAACATAAACCTGTGATTTGTCAACGACGAGCAATTTGGCTATTTCTTCGACGCCGAAAGTCGTGTTTACTATCACTTTGCCGGTTTTTCCAATTCCATCGGTAACATCGACACAGTCCATAAGGGACGGATCTAAAATTACTACGTATTGAGGATTTGTTATTCCAGAGTGTATCGTTATTGCATCTTCGCTTATTCTGTTAAAAGATTGCACCGGCGCCCCCATTCTTTCCGGTCCATATTCAGGAAATGCCTGAATATATTTGCCTGTTGCCAAAACTGCTTCGGCAAATAAAAGAGCGGCTGTTTTTGCTCCCTGACCACCGCGTCCATGCCAACGAACTTCAATCATTTTTGCTGACATTTTTTACTCCTTATTTTAGTATATATTTTAATTAAAAAAGTCTGATTTTTCAATCAAAATATTATTTAAATACTAATAATTAAAAATGTATTTTACCATTTATAAAAAATAGTTATTACATTTCTTTTCTTCCGGAAATTGCGCGGGAAATGGTAAGTTCGTCAGCGTATTCAATATCACCGCCAACAGGTAAACCGTAGCCGAGCCTCGTAACTGTAATTCCCATAGGTTTAATAATTTCGGCAAGATATAATGCGGTGGTTTCGCCTTTTGAATCCGTATCCGTCGCAAGTATTACTTCGCTAATATTATCACTTTTTAATCTTTTTAGCAAATTATCAACTCTTATATCATCATGACCTACAGCGTCAAGCGGAGAAAGAGCACCGCCAAGCACAAAATATAACCCTTTATAATCTTTAGCTTTACTTACGGCTATTAAATCTTGCGGAGTTTCAACCACGCATATTATATTGCGTTCTCTTGCTGGATCTGAACATATCGGACACGGATCGCTTTCGCTGAGATTGAAACAACTGCTGCAATATTTTATTGTTTTCCTTGCTTTGAGTATGGAATCAACCAACCTATCAATTTCGGTCTGAGGCATTTTCAGTATATGGTAGCTTAGCCGTTCCGCCATCTTAGGACCTATGCCAGGCAGTCTTTTTATTATTTCCACCATTCTTTCTATAGGCTGAGGTCTGTTCATTTAAAATCCGCCGAGTCCTTTGAGAATTCCTTTTGTAACGCTTTTGACACTTTTTTAACTATTCTTTTGCTTTCATCTTTTATTTGTTCTTTCATGGATTCCTTAAACTCTTTATAAAATACGAGACTTTTACGCTTTTCACACAGTCTTTTGCCATTTCTCAATTTTCAGATTCCACACTACACTTTCCTCACTTTGCCGCCAAACTTTTTGGCTATTTCCTGAATATTTTTTGGGACTGCGGTTTTAGCACTTTCCTTGAAATCCTCTTCAACTTTATAAGCGGCAACATTCGGCTCAGACTCTTCTTTAATCACAATTTCTTCTCTATCCTGTTTTTCTTTGATTTTAACGTCTTCTATCACTATTTTTATGGCAATATTTTCCCCTGTTTTTCTCTGGTAAAGTTTTGTAATTTGTTCCTGAAATTCAAAAACTCCTTCATAGTCAAATTTATTCGTTACGGTTATTTGCACCGATTTGGGTGAAGTTATTTTTACAAGCGTTTTAAGAAGAGATTGTGATGTTAAAGGATGTTTTCTTGTAATTTCTGTAACTATTTCTTTCCAGACGCTTATCAAATCATCATCGATTCCTATATTGTCAACTTCCGAGATTATACTATTATCCGAGCTTTTGCCGTCAACTGTCGATGAGGAAATGTCGTTAGAATCTGCAACATAATAATTGCCGCTTTTAAAATTTTTTTCCAAATCAGCAATTCTGTTTATAAGTTCTCCGACATTATAATAAGGTTCCGACATTTTTAAAAGGTACATTTCAAGCAAAATTCTGGGTTGGTCATGCCAGCGCATTTCTTCCAAAACTTTCGAAAGCAGGTTGTTCATTCTCACGTGACGCGAAACTGTAAAAAGAGTTTTCTGCATTTCGAAAAGTTTTTTATCTTCGCTTGAAATCTCCGCTATTTCCGGATTTATAGAATATATCATAACCTGTCTTAAATGGTCGCGCAGATCTCTGGCAAACTGTAAAATATTGTATCCCTGCTCTGAAATTTCTTTAACTGTTTTTAATATTGCAAGAATATCACCTTTGGCAAGATTTTCCGTAACCGAAGCAATTATTTCTTTCGGCAGCAGCCCAAGCAGTTCTCTTATATAATCTCCACTTATTTTTCCGCCGCTTGAAGAAACGGACTGGTCAAGCAGGCTTAGCGCATCTCTCATAGAACCACCGGATGCGCTTACTATTATATTTAAAGCTTCGTCGTCTATTTCAAAACTTTCTTTTGTGCTGATGCTTTTAATAGTGTTGGCTATATCTTTAGCGGATATAAATTTAAAGCGGTATCTCTGGCATCTTGAAAGTATCGTGACAGGAATTTTATGCTGTTCGGTTGTGGCGAGAATAAAAAGTACGTGCGGCGGTGGTTCTTCAAGAGTTTTAAGAAGAGCGTTAAAAGCCTGTACGGT comes from the Candidatus Endomicrobium procryptotermitis genome and includes:
- a CDS encoding 2-oxoacid:acceptor oxidoreductase family protein, with protein sequence MSAKMIEVRWHGRGGQGAKTAALLFAEAVLATGKYIQAFPEYGPERMGAPVQSFNRISEDAITIHSGITNPQYVVILDPSLMDCVDVTDGIGKTGKVIVNTTFGVEEIAKLLVVDKSQVYVVNASHIALETIGKNIPNTPMLGALVKVIGNLDIDSVLEDTKKKLTAKFRHKPEVIEGNLASIKRAYDEVKSA
- the recR gene encoding recombination mediator RecR, with the translated sequence MNRPQPIERMVEIIKRLPGIGPKMAERLSYHILKMPQTEIDRLVDSILKARKTIKYCSSCFNLSESDPCPICSDPARERNIICVVETPQDLIAVSKAKDYKGLYFVLGGALSPLDAVGHDDIRVDNLLKRLKSDNISEVILATDTDSKGETTALYLAEIIKPMGITVTRLGYGLPVGGDIEYADELTISRAISGRKEM
- the dnaX gene encoding DNA polymerase III subunit gamma/tau; its protein translation is MSYLVLARKFRPQNFDEVIGQNHISVTLKNAILENRIAHAYLFSGPRGCGKTTMARILAKALNCKNGPTSDPCGVCENCIEIGKSSSVDVMEIDGASNNGIDEIRALRENVKFSAASSKYKIYIIDEAHQITVQAFNALLKTLEEPPPHVLFILATTEQHKIPVTILSRCQRYRFKFISAKDIANTIKSISTKESFEIDDEALNIIVSASGGSMRDALSLLDQSVSSSGGKISGDYIRELLGLLPKEIIASVTENLAKGDILAILKTVKEISEQGYNILQFARDLRDHLRQVMIYSINPEIAEISSEDKKLFEMQKTLFTVSRHVRMNNLLSKVLEEMRWHDQPRILLEMYLLKMSEPYYNVGELINRIADLEKNFKSGNYYVADSNDISSSTVDGKSSDNSIISEVDNIGIDDDLISVWKEIVTEITRKHPLTSQSLLKTLVKITSPKSVQITVTNKFDYEGVFEFQEQITKLYQRKTGENIAIKIVIEDVKIKEKQDREEIVIKEESEPNVAAYKVEEDFKESAKTAVPKNIQEIAKKFGGKVRKV